The Pectinophora gossypiella unplaced genomic scaffold, ilPecGoss1.1 Pgos_53, whole genome shotgun sequence genome includes a region encoding these proteins:
- the LOC126381439 gene encoding uncharacterized protein LOC126381439: protein MDKLMKERLSLRDEQLKQLCAAATDITNRAQTEGVSLEELTTVKVKLMTATKKFEEDFFKLIKCSPNLDIKEQERYTLNQMKAEDLSAELETIYQLTCQKRTCNETQIMGTKLPKLELMKFNGDVLKWQEFWDKFESNIHNQPLNKADKLSYLFSSLEGKALDTLRGIDITNNGYDVAVNILKDRFGDKSLVVDAHYEALSRLPQSSNDSLRSTLDAIVKHIRILDSLGEDTKGNNLRSLICSKFPNSIIYELNLITPKNRDLDTTVKGLEKIINAKERSEFNNVLDVPDVPDFKELGHSTEALHVKPVLKRKPIHHGYNIHHSRRKPECAFCKGAHYSEDCKEYKTFYDRQKALKYKCYRCFKHGHPFRNCSLRIPCHHCQGNHNRAMCRKILQQHISMKKSEKTKTIENDDNDKSEE from the coding sequence ATGGATAAATTAATGAAGGAGCGCCTCTCGTTACGAGACGAGCAACTCAAACAACTTTGTGCTGCAGCGACCGACATCACGAACCGTGCGCAGACAGAAGGCGTGTCTTTAGAAGAACTTACAACAGTAAAGGTTAAACTTATGACAGCAACCAAAAAGTTTGAAGAAGATTTCTTCAAGTTAATAAAATGCTCCCCGAATCTCGACATAAAGGAACAAGAAAGGTATACACTTAACCAAATGAAAGCAGAAGACTTATCTGCCGAATTGGAGACAATCTACCAACTAACCTGTCAAAAAAGGACTTGTAATGAAACCCAAATAATGGGAACCAAACTGCCGAAACTGGAACTCATGAAGTTTAACGGAGATGTCTTGAAATGGCAAGAGTTTTGGGACAAGTTCGAGTCTAATATCCATAACCAACCATTGAATAAGGCTGACAAGCTCTCCTATCTTTTCTCATCTCTTGAAGGTAAGGCCTTAGATACTCTGAGAGGAATTGACATTACAAATAATGGTTATGATGTGGCTGTAAACATTCTTAAAGATAGATTCGGAGACAAAAGCCTTGTGGTTGATGCCCATTATGAAGCACTGTCAAGACTGCCACAATCATCAAATGACTCCTTACGTTCAACATTAGATGCAATTGTTAAACATATACGCATCCTTGACTCCCTAGGAGAAGACACTAAAGGAAATAATCTAAGGAGCTTGATTTGCTCAAAGTTTCCAAATAGTATAATTTATGAGCTAAACCTAATTACACCCAAGAACAGGGATCTAGATACCACTGTGAAAGGTTTGGAAaaaattataaatgcaaaagagAGATCTGAATTTAACAATGTGCTGGATGTGCCAGACGTGCCAGACTTTAAGGAATTGGGTCACTCTACAGAAGCTCTTCATGTGAAACCAGTTCTGAAGAGAAAGCCTATTCACCATGGATACAACATACACCATAGCCGGCGTAAACCAGAATGTGCCTTCTGTAAAGGAGCTCATTACAGTGAAGACTGTAAGGagtataaaacattttatgatcgtcagaaagcATTGAAGTACAAATGCTATAGATGTTTTAAACATGGACACCCATTTAGAAATTGTAGCCTGAGAATACCATGTCACCACTGTCAAGGCAATCATAACAGAGCCATGTGCCGTAAGATACTTCAGCAACATATATCAATGAAGAAATCtgaaaaaacaaagacaattgAAAACGACGATAATGACAAGAGTGAGGAGTAG